The Anabas testudineus chromosome 11, fAnaTes1.2, whole genome shotgun sequence genome has a segment encoding these proteins:
- the celf3a gene encoding CUGBP Elav-like family member 3 isoform X1: MLFKSTRELAPTCHRGYRNYYFTLPPSPNVPICTSIPGLVFTPPVQCEFKPAGSCLLLLTASTLRVCYYSSPDFSMKEPDAIKLFIGQIPRNLEEKDLKPIFEQFGKIYELTVIKDKYTGMHKGCAFLTYCARESALKAQNALHEQKTLPGMNRPIQVKPADSESRGEDRKLFVGMLGKQQTDTDVRKMFEPFGSIEECTVLRGPDGTSKGCAFVKFQSNAEAQAAISALHGSRTLPGASSSLVVKFADTEKERGLRRMQQVASQLGVISPMTLHLGAYNAYTQALMQQQALVAQSAYLSPVATVAAVQMQQLAALNPSSIIATPIASITPSSGTSSPPSIAATPVPALPPPIAVNSYPSVPAPPNGQSATEALYTNGVHAYQAQSPVLDPLQQAYTGMQHYTATYPAAYGLVGQPFSHQPTLVAQQPQQQQQLQQREGPEGCNIFIYHLPQEFTDSEILQMFLPFGNVISAKVFVDRATNQSKCFGFVSFDNPSSAQTAIQAMNGFQIGMKRLKVQLKRPKDANRPY; the protein is encoded by the exons ATGCTCTTTAAATCTACTAGAGAATTAGCACCTACATGTCACAGAGGATATAGAAACTATTATTTCACCCTCCCACCCTCCCCGAATGTTCCCATCTGCACCTCCATCCCCGGCCTCGTGTTCACACCTCCTGTGCAGTGTGAATTTAAGCCTGCAGGCTCCTGTCTGCTCCTCCTGACTGCTTCCACTCTGCGTGTGTGTTATTATTCCTCCCCAGACTTCTCAATGAAGGAGCCTGACGCAATCAAGCTCTTCATCGGGCAGATACCCCGAAACCTGGAGGAAAAGGACCTCAAGCCCATCTTCGAGCAGTTTGGCAAGATCTATGAGTTGACTGTGATAAAGGACAAGTACACAGGGATGCACAAAG GATGCGCCTTCCTGACATACTGTGCACGTGAGTCGGCCCTTAAAGCCCAGAATGCATTGCACGAGCAGAAGACGCTACCAGGG ATGAACCGCCCAATCCAAGTGAAGCCGGCGGACAGCGAGAGCAGAGGAG AAGACAGGAAGCTGTTTGTGGGTATGCTGggaaaacagcagacagacactgatGTGAGGAAGATGTTTGAGCCGTTTGGCAGCATAGAGGAGTGCACGGTGCTTCGTGGGCCTGATGGCACCAGCAAAG GGTGTGCATTTGTAAAGTTCCAGAGCAACGCAGAGGCTCAGGCCGCCATCAGCGCTCTGCATGGGAGTCGTACTTTACCT GGCGCCTCGTCCAGCTTGGTGGTGAAGTTTGCTGATACCGAGAAGGAGCGAGGGCTCAGGCGGATGCAGCAGGTGGCCTCTCAGCTGGGAGTCATCAGTCCCATGACCCTACACCTCGGGGCCTACAATGCCTACACACAGGCC TTGATGCAGCAGCAGGCCCTGGTGGCGCAGTCGGCCTACCTCTCTCCTGTTGCCACGGTGGCGGCTGTTCAGATGCAGCAGCTCGCCGCCCTCAATCCCAGCAGCATCATTGCCACGCCAATCGCATCCATCACCCCCTCCTCAG gtacCAGCAGTCCACCGTCCATTGCAGCCACTCCCGTTCCTGCTCTGCCTCCACCGATCGCAGTGAACAGCTACCCCTCTGTGCCAGCTCCGCCCAATGGCCAATCAGCAACTGAAGCCCTTTACACCAATGGGGTTCATGCCTATCAAG CTCAGAGCCCTGTCCTCGACCCCCTGCAACAAGCTTATACAGGCATGCAGCACTACACAG CCACCTACCCTGCTGCCTACGGCCTGGTGGGACAGCCGTTCTCCCACCAGCCCACACTGGTGGCtcagcagccgcagcagcagcagcagctgcagcaacgAGAAG GTCCTGAGGGCTGTAACATCTTTATCTACCACCTGCCACAGGAGTTTACCGACTCTGAGATACTGCAGATGTTCCTGCCCTTCGGAAACGTCATCTCTGCAAAGGTTTTTGTTGACCGCGCCACCAACCAGAGCAAATGCTTCG GTTTTGTGAGTTTTGACAACCCATCCAGCGCCCAGACTGCCATCCAGGCCATGAACGGCTTCCAGATCGGCATGAAGAGACTGAAGGTACAGCTGAAAAGGCCCAAGGATGCCAACAGGCCTTACTGA
- the celf3a gene encoding CUGBP Elav-like family member 3 isoform X2, whose translation MLFKSTRELAPTCHRGYRNYYFTLPPSPNVPICTSIPGLVFTPPVQCEFKPAGSCLLLLTASTLRVCYYSSPDFSMKEPDAIKLFIGQIPRNLEEKDLKPIFEQFGKIYELTVIKDKYTGMHKGCAFLTYCARESALKAQNALHEQKTLPGMNRPIQVKPADSESRGDRKLFVGMLGKQQTDTDVRKMFEPFGSIEECTVLRGPDGTSKGCAFVKFQSNAEAQAAISALHGSRTLPGASSSLVVKFADTEKERGLRRMQQVASQLGVISPMTLHLGAYNAYTQALMQQQALVAQSAYLSPVATVAAVQMQQLAALNPSSIIATPIASITPSSGTSSPPSIAATPVPALPPPIAVNSYPSVPAPPNGQSATEALYTNGVHAYQAQSPVLDPLQQAYTGMQHYTATYPAAYGLVGQPFSHQPTLVAQQPQQQQQLQQREGPEGCNIFIYHLPQEFTDSEILQMFLPFGNVISAKVFVDRATNQSKCFGFVSFDNPSSAQTAIQAMNGFQIGMKRLKVQLKRPKDANRPY comes from the exons ATGCTCTTTAAATCTACTAGAGAATTAGCACCTACATGTCACAGAGGATATAGAAACTATTATTTCACCCTCCCACCCTCCCCGAATGTTCCCATCTGCACCTCCATCCCCGGCCTCGTGTTCACACCTCCTGTGCAGTGTGAATTTAAGCCTGCAGGCTCCTGTCTGCTCCTCCTGACTGCTTCCACTCTGCGTGTGTGTTATTATTCCTCCCCAGACTTCTCAATGAAGGAGCCTGACGCAATCAAGCTCTTCATCGGGCAGATACCCCGAAACCTGGAGGAAAAGGACCTCAAGCCCATCTTCGAGCAGTTTGGCAAGATCTATGAGTTGACTGTGATAAAGGACAAGTACACAGGGATGCACAAAG GATGCGCCTTCCTGACATACTGTGCACGTGAGTCGGCCCTTAAAGCCCAGAATGCATTGCACGAGCAGAAGACGCTACCAGGG ATGAACCGCCCAATCCAAGTGAAGCCGGCGGACAGCGAGAGCAGAGGAG ACAGGAAGCTGTTTGTGGGTATGCTGggaaaacagcagacagacactgatGTGAGGAAGATGTTTGAGCCGTTTGGCAGCATAGAGGAGTGCACGGTGCTTCGTGGGCCTGATGGCACCAGCAAAG GGTGTGCATTTGTAAAGTTCCAGAGCAACGCAGAGGCTCAGGCCGCCATCAGCGCTCTGCATGGGAGTCGTACTTTACCT GGCGCCTCGTCCAGCTTGGTGGTGAAGTTTGCTGATACCGAGAAGGAGCGAGGGCTCAGGCGGATGCAGCAGGTGGCCTCTCAGCTGGGAGTCATCAGTCCCATGACCCTACACCTCGGGGCCTACAATGCCTACACACAGGCC TTGATGCAGCAGCAGGCCCTGGTGGCGCAGTCGGCCTACCTCTCTCCTGTTGCCACGGTGGCGGCTGTTCAGATGCAGCAGCTCGCCGCCCTCAATCCCAGCAGCATCATTGCCACGCCAATCGCATCCATCACCCCCTCCTCAG gtacCAGCAGTCCACCGTCCATTGCAGCCACTCCCGTTCCTGCTCTGCCTCCACCGATCGCAGTGAACAGCTACCCCTCTGTGCCAGCTCCGCCCAATGGCCAATCAGCAACTGAAGCCCTTTACACCAATGGGGTTCATGCCTATCAAG CTCAGAGCCCTGTCCTCGACCCCCTGCAACAAGCTTATACAGGCATGCAGCACTACACAG CCACCTACCCTGCTGCCTACGGCCTGGTGGGACAGCCGTTCTCCCACCAGCCCACACTGGTGGCtcagcagccgcagcagcagcagcagctgcagcaacgAGAAG GTCCTGAGGGCTGTAACATCTTTATCTACCACCTGCCACAGGAGTTTACCGACTCTGAGATACTGCAGATGTTCCTGCCCTTCGGAAACGTCATCTCTGCAAAGGTTTTTGTTGACCGCGCCACCAACCAGAGCAAATGCTTCG GTTTTGTGAGTTTTGACAACCCATCCAGCGCCCAGACTGCCATCCAGGCCATGAACGGCTTCCAGATCGGCATGAAGAGACTGAAGGTACAGCTGAAAAGGCCCAAGGATGCCAACAGGCCTTACTGA
- the celf3a gene encoding CUGBP Elav-like family member 3 isoform X3, with amino-acid sequence MKEPDAIKLFIGQIPRNLEEKDLKPIFEQFGKIYELTVIKDKYTGMHKGCAFLTYCARESALKAQNALHEQKTLPGMNRPIQVKPADSESRGEDRKLFVGMLGKQQTDTDVRKMFEPFGSIEECTVLRGPDGTSKGCAFVKFQSNAEAQAAISALHGSRTLPGASSSLVVKFADTEKERGLRRMQQVASQLGVISPMTLHLGAYNAYTQALMQQQALVAQSAYLSPVATVAAVQMQQLAALNPSSIIATPIASITPSSGTSSPPSIAATPVPALPPPIAVNSYPSVPAPPNGQSATEALYTNGVHAYQAQSPVLDPLQQAYTGMQHYTATYPAAYGLVGQPFSHQPTLVAQQPQQQQQLQQREGPEGCNIFIYHLPQEFTDSEILQMFLPFGNVISAKVFVDRATNQSKCFGFVSFDNPSSAQTAIQAMNGFQIGMKRLKVQLKRPKDANRPY; translated from the exons ATGAAGGAGCCTGACGCAATCAAGCTCTTCATCGGGCAGATACCCCGAAACCTGGAGGAAAAGGACCTCAAGCCCATCTTCGAGCAGTTTGGCAAGATCTATGAGTTGACTGTGATAAAGGACAAGTACACAGGGATGCACAAAG GATGCGCCTTCCTGACATACTGTGCACGTGAGTCGGCCCTTAAAGCCCAGAATGCATTGCACGAGCAGAAGACGCTACCAGGG ATGAACCGCCCAATCCAAGTGAAGCCGGCGGACAGCGAGAGCAGAGGAG AAGACAGGAAGCTGTTTGTGGGTATGCTGggaaaacagcagacagacactgatGTGAGGAAGATGTTTGAGCCGTTTGGCAGCATAGAGGAGTGCACGGTGCTTCGTGGGCCTGATGGCACCAGCAAAG GGTGTGCATTTGTAAAGTTCCAGAGCAACGCAGAGGCTCAGGCCGCCATCAGCGCTCTGCATGGGAGTCGTACTTTACCT GGCGCCTCGTCCAGCTTGGTGGTGAAGTTTGCTGATACCGAGAAGGAGCGAGGGCTCAGGCGGATGCAGCAGGTGGCCTCTCAGCTGGGAGTCATCAGTCCCATGACCCTACACCTCGGGGCCTACAATGCCTACACACAGGCC TTGATGCAGCAGCAGGCCCTGGTGGCGCAGTCGGCCTACCTCTCTCCTGTTGCCACGGTGGCGGCTGTTCAGATGCAGCAGCTCGCCGCCCTCAATCCCAGCAGCATCATTGCCACGCCAATCGCATCCATCACCCCCTCCTCAG gtacCAGCAGTCCACCGTCCATTGCAGCCACTCCCGTTCCTGCTCTGCCTCCACCGATCGCAGTGAACAGCTACCCCTCTGTGCCAGCTCCGCCCAATGGCCAATCAGCAACTGAAGCCCTTTACACCAATGGGGTTCATGCCTATCAAG CTCAGAGCCCTGTCCTCGACCCCCTGCAACAAGCTTATACAGGCATGCAGCACTACACAG CCACCTACCCTGCTGCCTACGGCCTGGTGGGACAGCCGTTCTCCCACCAGCCCACACTGGTGGCtcagcagccgcagcagcagcagcagctgcagcaacgAGAAG GTCCTGAGGGCTGTAACATCTTTATCTACCACCTGCCACAGGAGTTTACCGACTCTGAGATACTGCAGATGTTCCTGCCCTTCGGAAACGTCATCTCTGCAAAGGTTTTTGTTGACCGCGCCACCAACCAGAGCAAATGCTTCG GTTTTGTGAGTTTTGACAACCCATCCAGCGCCCAGACTGCCATCCAGGCCATGAACGGCTTCCAGATCGGCATGAAGAGACTGAAGGTACAGCTGAAAAGGCCCAAGGATGCCAACAGGCCTTACTGA